The Eggerthella guodeyinii sequence GTTCGATCATGCTGCTCTCCCATATGACGGGAAACATGGACATACCAGCGGGGAACCGAGGTCCTACCCACTCCTATTTCAACGACGAATGCTGGCTGCCCTACGCGTTTCTCGGCGGTCAGTTCGACGCCAGCCCGGAAGCGGGAAACAAGTTCGATCAGAACGAGCTGATCGTTGGCGGCGACGACTGGCCCATCACCAAATGGTACGGGCAGTGGTCGGAGCCTAACAGCATATGGAAGGCGGTTCTCACGGGGGATCCGTATCCTATCGTGGCCGGGGCGAACGATTCCGGTTCGTTTATGAACCATGGCACGTCGGGACCTGCTTGGGAAGCGATGAACAAGCTCGACTTCTGGCTGGAGGCGAATCTTTGGCATCATCCGACGGCCGAGTGCGCCGATATCTTGGTGCCCGTGTATCACTGGCTGGAGATGCGCTTCCCTCGCATCAGCCAAGGACCCCATTGCGGCTTGGCCATGAACGTGCCCTGCGTGGATGCCCCCGGCGACTGCAAGGACGATCCCATGTTCATGAAGGCGCTGGCGCAGGCGATGGAATTTCCCTGGAGCATGGACCCCGACATGCCCGATCCCGATACGGCGGACTCGTGCGAGCGCATGTTCCAGCTGGCTCAGGAGGAAGCCGCGAAAATCGGAGAAGGGTTGCCGTATAAGAGCTATCGGGAATTTGAGGAGGATTTCCAGGAGAACGGGTGGCAGAACGCGAAGAAGGTATATCCGAAAGAGATGGGGACGTACCGCCGATGGGAAACGGGATATATGACCATCAAGCCCGGCGTCGGACGCGCCGAAGGCATCGTTGGGCTCAGCGTGCCGGGATGCGATGAGACCCGTCGATTCGGCTATATCACACCGACGTCGAAGTATGAGCTGTGGCCCACCGTCATCGAGCGGTACGGCATGGGCGGTAAGGCGAACGTCGACATGTCGTGGCTCGTTCCTGATTATCGCGAGCCCTTGGAAAGCCCTGCAAGCGATCCGAAGCTTTTCGAAGAATATCCGTTCGTGGCCACGACGGGCCGACGTATACCGGTGTACTTCCATTCCGAGCATCGCCAGCTTCCTTGGTGCCGCGAGCAATGGCCGGTGCCCCGTATCGAAATCAACCCGCTCGATGCCGCGAAACTGGGTATCGAGCAGGGAGATTGGGTGTGGATCGAGACTAAGCACGGCAAGATCAGGCAATGCGCCGATGTCTACTACGGCATCGGGGAAGGGGTGGTGAACCTGGAGCATGCCTGGTGGTTCCCCGAGCTCTCTGCGCCCAACCATGGAGAGAGCCTGTGCAATTGCAACCGTTTGCTGAATCCCGAGAACGTGGATCCGATCATGGCTTCGCCATGCATGCGCGGTTTTGCGGTGAAGATGTACAAAGCGACGCCTGAGAACAGTCCGTTCGGCAATCCCGTTCCTTGCGACGAAGACGGGACCGAGATCATCCACGATGCTTCGGATCCACGCTTGAAGGAATGGCTGCCCGACTATTCTTTGAACGGGAGTGATTACTGATGCATAACGTTATCGTTACCGACCTGAACCGTTGCGTAGGGTGCCTGAGCTGCAGCGTGGCATGCAAAGCAGCCAACGGCGTACCGGTCGGCTCGTTTTGGAACAAAGTCTTGCGCATCGGTCCCAACCCGAAGAGTCCTGACGGACAGTGCCCCGATGTCGAGATGTATTTTCTTCCGGCAGGCTGCCAGCATTGCGAGAACCCCGCCTGCGTGAACGTTTGCCCCACGCAAGCGTCGCACAAAGCGGAAGACGGCACCGTTCAAGTCGACAAATCCAAGTGCATAGGGTGCCAGTTTTGCGTCATGGCCTGTCCGTACGGCGTTCGCTATTTGAACGAAGAGGAACGCGTCGTGGAAAAGTGCACCTTATGCGAACAGAAGATCGCCCAGGGGGAGCTGCCCCAATGCGTCGAGCAGTGCTGTGCCCGTGCGCGGTTCTTCGGGGACTTGGATCGGGGTATGGAGAATCTCGAAGCACCTGGCGAGCCGAGCGCCTTCGGGACGGACAAATCGTACGAGACCATGAAGAAGACCCGCGTGAAGCTCGGTGACCATGTGCATCCCTATGCGGATGCGGACGTTCATCATCTTCCCGATGTGGGGAACCGGCCTTCGTTCGCTTTCATCCTTCGCGATCGCCAATGGCGCGGAGAGGAGTAGACCATGGAATTACAATGGCCTTTGATTCTGTTCACGACGCTCGTCTCGGCAAGCGCCGGCCTGTTCGCAGCGCAAGGCGTCTATGCGCTGGTCGGTAAAGGCGTGCGGGCGCAGTGTACCTCGCTGTATGCAAGCGCTGCCCTTTTGGCGCTTGGAGGCATCTCGGTGTTCCTCCATCTGCAACATTGGGAGAGGGTGTTCAACGGGTTCGGCCATATAACGAGCGGCATCACCCAAGAGCTTATCGCGGTCGTCGTCATGGCGGCGGTTATGATCGCCTTCTTCGTCGTGCTTCGGCGCGAAGGCGGGGTGCCCAAATGGTGCGCAATCGCCGCGATACTCGCTTCCGTCGCGCTTGTGGTTATCGCCGGCTTGTCGTACATGATGGCCGCTCGTCCTACGTGGAACTCGCTCCTCCAGGTATCCTCGTTGCTGGGCCTCGCGTTTGCGGTAGGCTCCGGAGCTTTCGCGTTCATCGACCGCAAGGCCGATGAGGATGCGGCTTTCCATGGAGCATGCACGCTGACGGGCAGCGTGGTGAACGTGGTCGGCACGGTCGCTTTCGTTCTCGTCATGACGAGCGCATCGGGAGGGTTCTCCGACGTGGGCTACTATTTCGACCCGAATCACCCTACCACCGCTATGGCCGCAGCTGCCACGTACAGTCCTTTTTCAGGGAGCGTCGTCGCTTTCACGGTTCTCGCGCTCGTCTTCGCTCTTGCAGCGGTTGCTTGCGCCTTCTACGGGCGGAAACGCAGAGCATGGGCTTCCGCAGGCTTGGGCGTCGCGTTGTTCGCCGTCGTCGGCGGCATCCTGCTTCGCATGGTGTTCTTCGCCTGCGGGGGCAGCGTCTTCATGTTCTACTGACCCGCGTCATGTGCCTCGGCCTTTCCCCATAATACCCCTTTTGCAGGGTCGGGACGCATGTGAGGGAGCTTCGGGCAGCCTCTTTCGAGGTTGCCCGAAGCGATACGATGCCGAATCGGCAAGATGAAAAGGAGGGATTACTCATGGAGCACGACGTTGAGCAAGCATCCGGGAAACCTCTTTCCGTATACGAGACGGATTACGATCCTTTCGCGAGTTGCGAAATCGATGAGGATATCGACGACGAAGGCGGCCAACGAGGGCCGCGCATGGACGTCATGGCGACTATCGGCTATGTTTCGAAGGCCGATGACCGCCCTGCTTTGCAACGTATAGACGACCTGTTCGAAGCCTTGGCGCCGAGGCGTCGCGTGCTCGTGGGCATCATGGATTTCCTGTTAGAGATCAGGCGTGCGGATGCTTTGAGGCAAAAAGTCGAAGAGTTGCAATCCTTCGATCGGTCGGTGTACTCCGGCTACGATTACTCGTTGCTGCTTGAAGAGGCGGGCGCTATCGAGAAGGTGGGCGAAGACGGTTCGGCTTTCGCTGGTGAAGCGGAGCAGCGCCCGGATATCGTGGAAATCGACGGCTCGCGATTCTACCGGCCAGTCGACGGCAGACGTGTGTTTTGGGTTGCTACCGACGAAGGACGGGCTTACCTCGAAAAAGACGACTCCTGGTCTTGTTTGGTGCGGCTTTCGCGAGAGGAGCCCCGGTACCGCCCGGTCTACGAACGGCTTTTGAGGTACTGCGACGACGGGGTTGGCAGGAAGGTCGAAGAGCTGGAGCGCCTCGTCGGCGGTGATCCTGCGGAACGAAGCCCGCGAAAGCATTGCTCGTTTTTCCTGAAGAGGCTCGAAGACTGCGGAGCGCTTTCGTGGGCGGGTGGATGGCGCACGACCGAGCTGGGGAGGCAAGCGCTCGTCCGCGTCTTCTCGGAACGATTTGAGAGAGGGTCTGAATCATGACTGGGAAAACCGTTGAAATGGGGTCGTCGCGCATAGAAGGGAGCGCTGAACGGGACGTAGCGGGCGTTCTTGGGCGGCGCTCTGCAACATATGCGCTGCTGTCTCGTCTGTACCGTACCGAGATCGACCAAGAGCTGCTCGATGAGATGCATGGCATGCTGTATCCTGCCGACGCAGATGACGACGATCTCGACACGGGTTTCCTGCTCATTGCGACATTCCTTTCGAACCTGTGGAGTGAGTCGCTCAGTGAGCTGAGAATCGATTTCGCACGTTGCTTTTTCGGACACGGCGTCGATGGCTTTTCAGCCGCTTACCCCTACGAATCGGTGTACACGTCGGAGAAGCGCTTGCTGATGGAGGGGGCGCGCCGTGAGATTTTGGCGATCTACCGCGCATGCGGTGTCGAAAAGGATCCCTGCTGGAAAGAAGGGGAGGATCACCTCGCCCTTGAACTGGAGTTCGAAAAAGTGTTGTGCGATCGGGCCATCGAGGCGTATGAGGGCGGCGATACCGAAAAGGCCCGTAAGCTTCTCGCCCTGCAGCTCGATTTCCTCGAGGAGCATCTCGTCTCATGGGTTCCTATGCTCACGGCGGACATGAAGCGATTCGCTGTGACGGGCATGTATCGAGGGCTGGCGTATTTGACCGACGGCTTTTTGCGGACCGATCGCCAATTCCTCAGAGACCTTCTGGTTCAGGATGCGCTCATACAGGGCACGTGATCGGGCTTCCGCTATGCGAATCGCCGAATCCGCAGATTCTGCCGGTGCGCTTCCGGCTCAATTCATGATCTGATACACTAACCATGCTTCTTTCGAGTCTGTAGTTGCGGGTTTTTCAACCTCAGTCCACGGCAGATGCGGTCGAAAGGACCCACGTAAGCCACGCGGTTTCCGCGCGACGATCATGGCGTATCCTAGAGGTAAGCCGCACCGCCCGCGTATCGCGACATACGGTTGCGACGGGCGAGAGGGCAAGGCGCAAGCTGAGCTCCAGTGCGCGAGTGTGGGGGCAAAGACTAGGTCAGTCGAAAGAGGCAGCATGAAGATCAAGCTAGATGGAGGCTCACCGGTTATGAAGCGTTATAAAACGCTCGCGTCCTGCTGCATGGCGGTCGCGTGCATGGCAGCCCTGCTCGCCGTTCTGACGGGCTGCTCATCGCAGCAGAGCTACACTCCCCCCGAGAAAGCGGCCACGCTGTCGTCGCCGACCATCGGCAAGGACGGCACGTTGCGCGTCGGCGTGAACACCGACAACCAGCCCTTGGCGGGCCAGCCCGAATCGTCGTCCAAGATCGTCGGCATCGACGTGGACGTGGCGGCTGCGCTGGCCGACAGCTTCGGGTTGAAGCTCGAGATCGTCGACGTGGGGTCCGACGCGGAATCGGCGCTCAAGGAGGGGACCGTCGACATCGTCATGGGCATCGACAAGTCCGACAGCAGCACCTCGTTCTGGAAGTCGGACGCCTACCTGCCCACGGCCGTGGCGCTGTTCTCCACGCCGTCCAACACTCAGGTTCCCACGAACACCGCCGAGACGAAGATCGCCGCGCAGGTGTCGTCGAAGAGCGCCTGGGCGGTGACCAACGAGTTCGACAAGGCCGCCTTCTCCACGACCAACGACCTCAAGAGCGCTTTCGCCGAACTCGAATCGGGTCAGGTGCAGTACGTGGCGGCCGACGCCATCATCGGCACGTACGCGGCGCACAGTGCGGGCTACGACGTCCACATCGTGGCGCTCATGCAGCAGGCGGCCGGCTACGGCGTGGGCGTGTCCGACGCGAACACCGACCTCAAGCAGGCCGTTTCCGAGGCGCTTGCAACGCTGACCAGCAACGGCACCATCGACGTCATCGAGACGAAGTGGCTGGGCACCGCGCTCGACCTGTCGTCCACGCCGCTGACGGCCGGCGCCACCAAGTCGACGGACGCGAACACCGCCGACACGACGGACGAGCCCCAGGACGAGGGCGAGGGCGACAACGCCGACGACAACGCCGCGCCCGCCGACGACGGCAACGCCGCCGCGCCCGCCGACGACAACACCGGCGACGAGGTGAACGCCGGCGAGAACGCCGTGCAGCCCGAGGACATCGCCGCCTAGCGACGGCATGCGCCAAACGTGCGAAAGCCCTGGAT is a genomic window containing:
- a CDS encoding dimethyl sulfoxide reductase anchor subunit family protein, which produces MELQWPLILFTTLVSASAGLFAAQGVYALVGKGVRAQCTSLYASAALLALGGISVFLHLQHWERVFNGFGHITSGITQELIAVVVMAAVMIAFFVVLRREGGVPKWCAIAAILASVALVVIAGLSYMMAARPTWNSLLQVSSLLGLAFAVGSGAFAFIDRKADEDAAFHGACTLTGSVVNVVGTVAFVLVMTSASGGFSDVGYYFDPNHPTTAMAAAATYSPFSGSVVAFTVLALVFALAAVACAFYGRKRRAWASAGLGVALFAVVGGILLRMVFFACGGSVFMFY
- a CDS encoding substrate-binding periplasmic protein, whose protein sequence is MKRYKTLASCCMAVACMAALLAVLTGCSSQQSYTPPEKAATLSSPTIGKDGTLRVGVNTDNQPLAGQPESSSKIVGIDVDVAAALADSFGLKLEIVDVGSDAESALKEGTVDIVMGIDKSDSSTSFWKSDAYLPTAVALFSTPSNTQVPTNTAETKIAAQVSSKSAWAVTNEFDKAAFSTTNDLKSAFAELESGQVQYVAADAIIGTYAAHSAGYDVHIVALMQQAAGYGVGVSDANTDLKQAVSEALATLTSNGTIDVIETKWLGTALDLSSTPLTAGATKSTDANTADTTDEPQDEGEGDNADDNAAPADDGNAAAPADDNTGDEVNAGENAVQPEDIAA
- a CDS encoding TorD/DmsD family molecular chaperone yields the protein MTGKTVEMGSSRIEGSAERDVAGVLGRRSATYALLSRLYRTEIDQELLDEMHGMLYPADADDDDLDTGFLLIATFLSNLWSESLSELRIDFARCFFGHGVDGFSAAYPYESVYTSEKRLLMEGARREILAIYRACGVEKDPCWKEGEDHLALELEFEKVLCDRAIEAYEGGDTEKARKLLALQLDFLEEHLVSWVPMLTADMKRFAVTGMYRGLAYLTDGFLRTDRQFLRDLLVQDALIQGT
- a CDS encoding molybdopterin-containing oxidoreductase family protein, whose translation is MEKLNVSRRSFVKMAVATASIVAVSSGGSLVALADEGDSATAENDVRRVRTVCRACGKMECGVWVTVQDGKAIRVEGDQSCFTSRGNCCTKSQSSIQACYHPDRLRYPMKRTRPKGEDPGWERISWDEAMKVSAEKFAEVKEKYGGTGIFTMNGTSRMWAMGGYATLAILTGAVNHHVASCICKGPRFLTTSTTDEYGSNWMTSAEEPRVYVEWGGNIEYSNYDDSCRSVVNAVSKAEAFISIDPRMTGIGKEADYWLNVRPGTDQAIALAWAKIIYEHDLMDELYMKRWSNGPFLVVEDMEPSGGWMIDNSGAHDMKTHLLKECDIVEGGSYQKFFVHDANKARDGKVGNDALSFYDVEVTQWDGESITTDDAMSNGRVAKEGTPFEGWLPAPTQFKSIDPDLTGEYDVTLKDGRTVKAKTVWQYYVDMLEDKTPEWAEEVTGVDARKIEEACLAWATRPEGADHGNGGIHISLAMDQNGNNYQTIRSIMLLSHMTGNMDIPAGNRGPTHSYFNDECWLPYAFLGGQFDASPEAGNKFDQNELIVGGDDWPITKWYGQWSEPNSIWKAVLTGDPYPIVAGANDSGSFMNHGTSGPAWEAMNKLDFWLEANLWHHPTAECADILVPVYHWLEMRFPRISQGPHCGLAMNVPCVDAPGDCKDDPMFMKALAQAMEFPWSMDPDMPDPDTADSCERMFQLAQEEAAKIGEGLPYKSYREFEEDFQENGWQNAKKVYPKEMGTYRRWETGYMTIKPGVGRAEGIVGLSVPGCDETRRFGYITPTSKYELWPTVIERYGMGGKANVDMSWLVPDYREPLESPASDPKLFEEYPFVATTGRRIPVYFHSEHRQLPWCREQWPVPRIEINPLDAAKLGIEQGDWVWIETKHGKIRQCADVYYGIGEGVVNLEHAWWFPELSAPNHGESLCNCNRLLNPENVDPIMASPCMRGFAVKMYKATPENSPFGNPVPCDEDGTEIIHDASDPRLKEWLPDYSLNGSDY
- a CDS encoding 4Fe-4S dicluster domain-containing protein; the protein is MMHNVIVTDLNRCVGCLSCSVACKAANGVPVGSFWNKVLRIGPNPKSPDGQCPDVEMYFLPAGCQHCENPACVNVCPTQASHKAEDGTVQVDKSKCIGCQFCVMACPYGVRYLNEEERVVEKCTLCEQKIAQGELPQCVEQCCARARFFGDLDRGMENLEAPGEPSAFGTDKSYETMKKTRVKLGDHVHPYADADVHHLPDVGNRPSFAFILRDRQWRGEE